One window of the Kwoniella dejecticola CBS 10117 chromosome 3, complete sequence genome contains the following:
- a CDS encoding translation initiation factor IF-2 codes for MALIAPISYCRCCRGVLHTASSSSRRTFASTSYASAERNEGFKLPSRDWSVRPPQQGSNGADGPKRGQRPERGPRRTEGRPNEGRQSSIGGSSNNRKPRPPFRNDRGSSAQSANKWGASRGSPRESEINLTSGFGLKSAKSKTDDNTAGVGGLRELIEKSKKTNRIQRVPQQKSKGSAAFSDLLGGNSTSDNSAAQSFKERSSSVPDGERGEPPSTGDDASALAEDSSDMDEYGRRSLGSRDRRHSHARREGGSLLSRLSEEEELALPSRPHHNHKRNPHPPPSTSNSNDQVPRKPKIIKPKVMEQEKQVYIPRTISVANLAKIFGVKLFHLQTRMSRLDMSEDQRRSDYLLNAEQACDIAIEYGFDPVVDDEASFDIYPDPETADGIEHPLRPPVVTIMGHVDHGKTTLLDSLRHTSVAAGEAGGITQHIGAFSVPLSSLLPAGSLANSSSPSTITFLDTPGHAAFTAMRARGASVTDIVVLVVAADDGVMPQTKEVLELVKSEGDKVGLVVAINKCDKPGVDFNKVKSALGAEGIHLEEDGGDVPSVKVSGLAKMGLDDLVETLSTLAEIRDLRARKEGKAEGYVLESRVDRGRGNVATVLITRGTLKTGSSIVAGQTWCRVRQMQDDKGKPIKEALPGQPVSITGWKELPSAGDELLEAIKGEDEAKKAINNRKRDEERRRMMVDVEQINAKRKEERERLEADALAAEALESGESTSEGGAAVNKEEEKKILRLVIKADVSGTVEAVVGSLEHIGNKEAGVKIIHTGVGEVSESDVALAEASDATIIGFSVNASRSIQTLAKSQQVSLQLESVIYRLIDTVRTKVAGLLPPKIEYSVKGEAVVQQLFQINIKRKETVTIAGCRMNNGVINKLEGVVRVLRGKDREVIYEGKIETLKHLKKEVSEVRKGMECGIALEGFTDIKEGDEIVTYNKIEVPREL; via the exons ATGGCTTTGATCGCTCCGATCAGCTATTGTAGATGTTGCAGAGGCGTCCTGCACACCGCCTCATCAAGCAGTCGGCGGACCTTCGCTTCGACTTCATACGCCTCCGCCGAGAGAAATGAGGGCTTCAAGCTGCCCTCGAGGGACTGGTCCGTCAGACCACCTCAGCAAGGCTCAAATGGGGCAGACGGTCCGAAGCGCGGACAAAGGCCAGAGAGGGGTCCGAGGAGAACGGAAGGTCGTCCCAACGAAGGCAGGCAGTCCAGTATAGGTGGATCAAGCAATAACCGAAAACCGCGGCCGCCATTTCGAAATGATCGTGGCAGTTCCGCTCAATCGGCGAACAAGTGGGGAGCCTCCAGAGGATCCCCCAGAGAGAGCGAAATCAATCTGACATCTGGCTTCGGGCTTAAATCTGCGAAATCCAAAACCGATGATAATACTGCTGGAGTGGGTGGTCTAAGAGAATTGATCGAGAAAAGCAAAAAGACAAATAGGATCCAGCGGGTCCCACAGCAGAAAAGTAAAGGATCAGCGGCTTTTAGTGATTTGCTAGGCGGCAATTCCACTTCCGATAATTCTGCCGCACAGTCATTTAAGGAGAGATCAAGCAGTGTGCCGGACGGCGAAAGGGGAGAACCTCCTTCAACAGGTGATGATGCATCCGCATTAGCGGAGGATAGTAGTGATATGGATGAATATGGCAGGAGGTCACTTGGATCACGAGATAGGAGACATAGTCATGCTCGACGAGAAGGCGGGTCTTTGTTATCTAGATtaagtgaagaagaggaattaGCATTACCTTCAAGACCGCATCATAACCATAAACGAAACCCCCATCCGCCGCCATCGACCAGCAACTCAAATGACCAAGTCCCCCGTAAACCGAAAATCATCAAGCCCAAAGTTATGGAACAGGAGAAACAAGTTTACATCCCTCGAACGATCAGCGTAGCCAACTTAGCGAAAATCTTCGGTGTGAAATTGTTCCATCTCCAAACTaggatgtcgaggttggACATGTCTGAAGATCAACGGCGATCGGACTATCTGCTGAATGCAGAACAAGCTTGTGACATTGCGATTGAGTATGGGTTCGATCCGGTagtggatgatgaagctAGTTTCGATATTTATCCTGA TCCTGAGACTGCAGACGGAATCGAACATCCTCTGAGGCCTCCAGT AGTGACTATAATGGGTCATGTAGATCACGGCAAGACCACACTCCTCGACTCTCTTCGTCATACTTCCGTAGCAGCAGGCGAGGCGGGCGGCATAACCCAACACATCGGAGCCTTTTCTGTacccctttcttcccttcttcccgcTGGATCACTTGcaaattcttcttcaccatcaacaatcaCCTTCCTAGATACCCCAGGACACGCCGCTTTCACGGCTATGAGAGCACGGGGAGCATCAGTCACCGACATAGTCGTACTCGTCGTCGCTGCGGACGATGGTGTGATGCCTCAAACTAAAGAAGTCTTAGAACTGGTGAAATCCGAAGGGGATAAAGTCGGATTGGTGGTTGCTATCAACAAGTGCGATAAACCAGGAGTCGACTTCAACAAGGTGAAATCGGCTCTTGGTGCTGAGGGTATAcatctggaagaggatggtggtgatgtccCAAGTGTAAAAGTTAGCGGGCTGGCGAAAATGGGCTTAGATGATCTGGTGGAGACGTTATCCACCCTGGCGGAAATAAGGGATCTCAGAGCTAGGAAAGAGGGTAAAGCGGAAGGTTATGTGCTGGAATCAAGGGTCGATAGAGGTAGAGG AAACGTTGCTACGGTTCTCATCACCCGTGGTACCCTCAAGACTGGATCGTCCATTGTGGCTGGCCAAACATGGTGTAGAGTCCGACAGATGCAGGACGATAAAGGAAAGCCCATCAAAGAGGCATTACCTGGCCAACCGGTCTCTATCACCGGTTGGAAAGAATTGCCGTCCGCAGGTGATGAGTTGCTGGAAGCGATCAAgggggaagatgaagcgaagaaagcgatcaatAACAGGAaacgagatgaagagaggaggagaatgatgGTTGATGTAGAACAGATCAATGCGAAgcggaaagaagagagagaaagattaGAAGCTGATGCGCTGGCTGCTGAAGCCTTAGAATCGGGCGAGTCCACCTCGGAAGGGGGAGCGGCAGtgaacaaggaagaagaaaagaagataTTGAGATTAGTCATtaaagctgatgtgagtgggACGGTCGAGGCTGTTGTTGGATCTCTGGAGCATATAGGCAATAAGGAAGCGGGAGTGAAGATTATACATACGGGTGTAGGAGAGGTATCGGAGTCTGATGTGGCGTTGGCTGAAGCTTCTGATG CCACAATCATCGGGTTCAGCGTCAAcgcttctcgatcaatccAAACTCTGGCGAAATCCCAACAAGTCTCGCTGCAACTCGAATCGGTGATTTACAGACTGATCGATACGGTCCGAACGAAAGTCGCTGGTCTCTTACCTCCCAAAATCGAATATTCAGTCAAGGGCGAAGCTGTCGTCCAGCAATTATTccagatcaacatcaaacgCAAAGAGACAGTCACCATTGCCGGGTGCAGGATGAATAACGGAgtgatcaacaagctggaAGGTGTAGTCAGAGTCTTGAGGGGTAAAGATAGAGAAGTGATTTATGAGGGAAAGATTGAGACGCTGAAACATCTGAAAAAGGAGGTGTCGGAGGTGAGAAAAGGTATGGAGTGTGGGATTGCCCTGGAGGGGTTCACTGATATCAAGGAGGGCGATGAGATTGTCACGTATAACAAGATTGAAGTGCCGAGGGAATTGTAA